The proteins below are encoded in one region of Deltaproteobacteria bacterium:
- a CDS encoding DUF2283 domain-containing protein encodes MKIKYDPQVDAAYISFKKGPTEVTTLRLTEDIAIDLGPNEEIVGIEILDASEHFDFKKEKPEIKLENIKVA; translated from the coding sequence AATACGACCCACAGGTTGATGCCGCTTATATCTCCTTCAAAAAGGGGCCAACAGAAGTAACAACATTACGTCTTACGGAAGATATTGCTATTGACCTTGGCCCAAACGAGGAAATAGTAGGGATTGAAATTCTTGATGCTTCCGAACATTTTGATTTTAAAAAAGAGAAGCCAGAGATAAAACTTGAAAACATCAAGGTGGCATAG
- a CDS encoding type II toxin-antitoxin system HicB family antitoxin codes for MRQVTLYKGEDGYWIGECPSLPGCVSQGKTREDAIANAKEAIRGYVAALKEDGIPVPIVVGY; via the coding sequence ATGCGCCAGGTGACGCTTTACAAGGGGGAAGATGGCTATTGGATCGGCGAGTGCCCAAGCCTTCCCGGTTGCGTGAGCCAGGGGAAGACCAGAGAGGACGCGATCGCAAACGCCAAGGAGGCGATCCGCGGATACGTTGCAGCCCTCAAAGAGGACGGCATCCCCGTACCGATTGTTGTAGGGTATTAA